In Amycolatopsis methanolica 239, a single genomic region encodes these proteins:
- a CDS encoding class II fumarate hydratase — protein sequence MAEPEFRIEHDTMGEVKVPVDALYRAQTQRAVENFPISGRGLERAQIRALGLLKAAAARVNARFGVLEGDLANAIAAAADEVAEGRHDAHFPIDVFQTGSGTSSNMNANEVIATLASRAMGSDVHPNDHVNASQSSNDTFPTTIHIAATEAVLTDVIPALKHLAETIEGRAAEWRDIVKSGRTHLMDAVPITLGQEAGAWAAQVRFGIERLESGLGRLGELPIGGTAVGSGLNAPEGFGAAVAEELAKVTGLPLTEARNHFEAQASQDSVVETSGHLRTVAVSLAKIANDLRWLGSGPRTGLAELQLPDLQPGSSIMPGKVNPVIPEATLQVVAQVIGNDAAVAYAGSQGNFQLNVNLPVIARNVLESARLLAAVSRLLADKVIAGITVNEERTKAYAEGSPSIVTPLNKYIGYEEAAAVAKQALKELKTIREVVVERGYIEQGKLTEAQLDEALDVLRMARGGK from the coding sequence ATGGCTGAACCTGAATTCCGGATCGAACACGACACGATGGGCGAGGTGAAGGTGCCCGTCGACGCGCTGTACCGGGCACAGACCCAGCGCGCCGTCGAGAACTTCCCGATCTCCGGCCGGGGCCTCGAGCGCGCCCAGATCCGCGCGCTCGGCCTGCTCAAAGCCGCGGCGGCGCGGGTCAACGCCCGGTTCGGCGTGCTGGAGGGCGACCTTGCGAACGCGATCGCGGCGGCGGCCGACGAGGTGGCCGAGGGCAGGCACGACGCGCACTTCCCCATCGACGTGTTCCAGACCGGGTCCGGGACCTCGTCGAACATGAACGCCAACGAGGTCATCGCGACCCTGGCGAGCCGCGCGATGGGCAGCGACGTGCACCCGAACGACCACGTCAACGCCTCGCAGTCGTCGAACGACACGTTCCCGACGACGATCCACATCGCCGCCACCGAGGCGGTGCTGACGGACGTGATCCCGGCGCTGAAGCACCTCGCCGAGACCATCGAGGGGCGCGCGGCGGAGTGGCGGGACATCGTCAAGTCCGGCCGCACGCACCTGATGGACGCCGTGCCGATCACGCTGGGCCAGGAGGCCGGGGCGTGGGCGGCGCAGGTCCGGTTCGGCATCGAGCGGCTGGAGTCCGGGCTGGGCAGGCTGGGGGAGCTGCCAATCGGCGGCACCGCGGTCGGGTCCGGGCTGAACGCGCCGGAGGGCTTCGGCGCGGCGGTGGCCGAGGAGCTGGCGAAGGTGACCGGCCTGCCGCTGACCGAGGCGCGCAACCACTTCGAGGCGCAGGCCAGCCAAGACAGCGTGGTCGAGACCTCCGGGCATCTGCGCACGGTCGCCGTGTCGCTGGCCAAGATCGCCAACGACCTGCGCTGGCTCGGCTCCGGTCCGCGCACCGGCCTCGCCGAGCTGCAGCTGCCGGACCTCCAGCCGGGTTCGTCGATCATGCCGGGCAAGGTCAACCCGGTGATCCCGGAGGCGACACTTCAGGTGGTCGCGCAGGTCATCGGCAACGACGCGGCGGTGGCCTACGCCGGTTCGCAGGGCAACTTCCAGCTCAACGTGAACCTGCCGGTGATCGCGCGCAACGTGTTGGAGTCGGCGCGCCTGCTGGCCGCGGTGTCCCGCCTGCTGGCCGACAAGGTGATCGCCGGGATCACCGTCAACGAGGAGCGCACCAAGGCCTACGCCGAGGGCTCGCCGTCGATCGTCACGCCGCTCAACAAGTACATCGGCTATGAGGAGGCGGCCGCGGTCGCGAAGCAGGCGCTCAAGGAGCTCAAGACCATCCGTGAGGTCGTCGTCGAGCGCGGCTACATCGAGCAGGGCAAGCTCACCGAGGCCCAGCTCGACGAGGCCCTCGACGTGCTCCGGATGGCGCGCGGCGGCAAGTGA
- a CDS encoding exodeoxyribonuclease VII small subunit, giving the protein MTEELGYEQARDQLIEVVRELEAGGLSLEQSLALWEKGEHLAKLCERHLEGARERIEDALKSVEDETGDEG; this is encoded by the coding sequence GTGACCGAAGAACTCGGCTATGAACAGGCCCGCGACCAGCTGATCGAGGTCGTCCGCGAGCTGGAGGCGGGCGGTCTGTCCCTGGAGCAGTCGCTGGCGCTGTGGGAGAAGGGCGAGCACCTCGCCAAGCTGTGCGAGCGTCACCTGGAAGGCGCGCGCGAGCGCATCGAGGACGCCCTGAAGTCCGTGGAAGACGAAACCGGCGACGAAGGGTGA
- a CDS encoding TetR/AcrR family transcriptional regulator, producing the protein METDKPLTPAAERILTVAGKLFYDNGIHAVGVDTIAAEAGVTKKTLYDRFGSKADLVALYLRRRDERWREHVRSFAGPRTTPAQKLLKVFDALADWLDTENTRGCAFVNAHAELPSPDHPGRQVITASKQWLLGYLRDLAADAGARNPVRLAEALLVLVEGATVAASLDVAPTAVATAKRVAKSLVDEATAA; encoded by the coding sequence GTGGAGACGGACAAGCCGCTGACCCCGGCCGCCGAACGCATCCTCACGGTCGCCGGGAAACTGTTCTACGACAACGGGATCCACGCGGTCGGCGTGGACACGATCGCCGCCGAGGCCGGGGTCACCAAGAAGACCCTGTACGACCGGTTCGGCTCCAAGGCTGATCTGGTAGCCCTCTACCTGCGCCGCCGGGACGAGCGGTGGCGGGAACACGTGCGCTCCTTCGCCGGCCCGCGGACGACTCCCGCCCAGAAGCTGCTGAAGGTCTTCGACGCGCTCGCCGACTGGCTCGACACCGAGAACACGCGTGGTTGCGCGTTCGTCAACGCGCACGCCGAACTGCCGTCGCCCGACCACCCCGGACGGCAGGTGATCACCGCGTCGAAGCAGTGGTTGCTGGGCTACCTGCGGGACCTGGCCGCGGACGCGGGCGCGCGGAACCCGGTGCGGCTGGCGGAGGCGCTGCTCGTCCTGGTCGAGGGCGCGACGGTCGCGGCGTCGCTGGACGTCGCGCCGACCGCGGTGGCCACGGCCAAGCGCGTCGCGAAGTCGCTGGTGGACGAAGCCACTGCGGCGTAG
- the glpX gene encoding class II fructose-bisphosphatase, whose amino-acid sequence MTSGTQSPSSTRRKEAPDRNLAMELVRVTEAAAMAAGRWVGKGDKNAGDGAAVDAMRQLISTVSMRGVVVIGEGEKDEAPMLYNGEEVGNGDGPACDVAVDPIDGTTLMSKGMPNALAVLAVAERGAMFDPSAVFYMEKLAVGPEAAGVVDLSAPVAENIRRVAKAKHTEVSDVTVCILDRPRHEQLVKEVREAGARIRFISDGDVAGAIAAARPTTGVDMLFGIGGTPEGIITACAMKCLGGELQGRLWPQDDAEREKAIGAGHDLDRVLTTDDLVRGDNVFFCATGVTDGDLLRGVHYRSGGATTQSIVMRSKSGTVRLIDGYHRLTKLRAYSSVDFDGVLTDAPDDDVVPPLP is encoded by the coding sequence ATGACCAGCGGCACCCAGTCCCCGAGCTCGACGAGACGCAAGGAAGCGCCGGATCGCAACCTCGCGATGGAACTGGTGCGCGTCACCGAGGCGGCCGCCATGGCGGCAGGCCGCTGGGTCGGCAAGGGCGACAAGAACGCGGGCGACGGCGCGGCCGTCGACGCGATGCGCCAGCTCATCTCGACGGTGTCGATGCGCGGTGTCGTCGTCATCGGCGAGGGCGAGAAGGATGAAGCCCCGATGCTCTACAACGGCGAAGAGGTGGGCAACGGGGACGGCCCGGCCTGCGACGTCGCCGTGGACCCGATCGACGGCACGACCTTGATGTCCAAGGGCATGCCGAACGCGCTGGCCGTGCTCGCGGTCGCCGAGCGCGGCGCGATGTTCGACCCGTCGGCGGTCTTCTACATGGAGAAGCTGGCCGTCGGCCCGGAGGCCGCGGGCGTGGTGGACCTGTCCGCGCCGGTCGCGGAGAACATCCGCCGGGTCGCGAAGGCCAAGCACACCGAGGTCTCCGACGTGACGGTGTGCATCCTGGACCGCCCGCGGCACGAGCAGCTGGTGAAGGAGGTCCGCGAGGCGGGCGCCCGGATCCGCTTCATCTCCGACGGTGACGTGGCGGGCGCGATCGCCGCGGCCCGTCCGACCACCGGTGTCGACATGCTGTTCGGCATCGGCGGCACGCCGGAGGGCATCATCACCGCCTGCGCGATGAAGTGTCTCGGCGGCGAGCTGCAGGGGCGGTTGTGGCCGCAGGACGACGCCGAGCGCGAGAAGGCGATCGGCGCCGGGCACGACCTCGACCGCGTGCTCACCACCGACGACCTGGTGCGCGGCGACAACGTGTTCTTCTGCGCGACCGGCGTGACCGACGGCGACCTGCTGCGCGGGGTGCACTACCGCTCCGGCGGCGCGACGACCCAGTCAATCGTGATGCGTTCCAAGTCCGGCACGGTGCGGCTGATCGACGGTTACCACCGCCTGACCAAGCTCCGCGCCTACTCCTCCGTCGACTTCGACGGTGTCCTGACCGATGCCCCCGACGACGATGTGGTGCCACCGCTACCGTGA
- a CDS encoding S1 family peptidase, producing MKRLLLIAAACLLTVTGVVQSAAARPDLVGGVSADQTYPFIASLQTTAGRHFCGASLISPQWLLTAAHCVHDQPADTFTARIGSNDRTQGGEVAKPDRVITHPNYNPSGPGGDIALVHLAGPVQAAPVGLGTSAAPGTSVRLLGWGQLCPTPGCGAAPVDLQQLDTTLVDAARCAAIDPATELCTDSPGGTAGACYGDSGGPELVQAGDRWLLLGLTSRSGNNDPACTTAPSIYTSALAYTQWIAEQTAPPPPPAPAPSPAPSPTPTPSPSPTTTSTPPPPA from the coding sequence GTGAAACGCCTCCTGCTGATCGCCGCCGCCTGCCTGCTCACCGTGACCGGAGTGGTGCAGTCGGCGGCGGCCCGGCCGGACCTGGTCGGCGGCGTGTCCGCCGACCAGACCTACCCCTTCATCGCGTCGCTGCAGACCACCGCGGGCAGGCATTTCTGCGGCGCGTCCCTGATCTCCCCGCAGTGGCTGCTGACCGCGGCGCACTGCGTCCACGACCAGCCCGCCGACACCTTCACCGCCCGGATCGGCAGCAACGACCGCACGCAGGGCGGTGAGGTCGCGAAACCGGACCGGGTCATCACCCACCCGAACTACAACCCGAGTGGGCCGGGCGGGGACATCGCCCTGGTCCACCTGGCCGGCCCGGTGCAGGCCGCGCCGGTCGGGCTCGGCACGTCGGCCGCTCCAGGCACGTCGGTGCGGCTGCTTGGCTGGGGCCAGCTATGCCCGACCCCGGGTTGCGGCGCCGCGCCGGTCGACCTCCAGCAGCTGGACACGACGCTGGTGGACGCGGCCCGTTGCGCGGCGATCGACCCGGCGACCGAGCTGTGTACCGATTCGCCGGGTGGCACGGCAGGCGCGTGCTACGGCGATTCGGGCGGGCCGGAGCTGGTCCAGGCCGGCGACCGGTGGCTCCTGCTGGGCCTGACCAGCCGCTCCGGCAACAACGATCCGGCCTGCACGACCGCGCCGTCGATCTACACCTCGGCGCTGGCCTACACGCAGTGGATCGCCGAGCAGACCGCGCCACCACCGCCCCCGGCACCGGCGCCCAGCCCAGCGCCCAGCCCCACGCCGACCCCCTCCCCCAGCCCGACGACGACCTCCACGCCACCGCCGCCCGCCTGA
- a CDS encoding DMT family transporter encodes MRGNVAAGAGFVLFWSSGFVGATLGARSGGAVSLLAWRFLAAGLLLGVWWVVRRRAMRPRDAVIQAGLGVLSQGGYLYCVYAAADLGVAAGTSALIAALQPIVAVVLSQCVLGERAGALRWAGLVGGLAGVALVVGDDLSGRPGTPPLAYALPFLAMLALVAATLIERKTASDVPLWDGLVVQCVTSAILFTGVAAATGQLVAPADPDFWFAVGWVVVLSTFGGYGCYWLVLRRSSVTTVSGLLYLTPPTTMILAWLMFDDTITLRGLLGLVVCLGAVALVLRPRKLSVGREMMSACCSPTSSQPPPR; translated from the coding sequence ATGCGAGGGAACGTCGCCGCCGGAGCCGGGTTCGTCCTGTTCTGGAGCTCCGGGTTCGTCGGCGCCACGCTGGGCGCCAGGTCCGGCGGCGCGGTATCCCTCCTGGCCTGGCGGTTCCTGGCCGCGGGGCTGCTGCTCGGCGTGTGGTGGGTGGTCCGGCGGCGCGCGATGCGGCCGCGGGACGCCGTGATCCAGGCCGGCCTCGGCGTGCTTTCCCAGGGCGGGTACCTGTACTGCGTGTACGCGGCGGCCGACCTCGGCGTCGCCGCCGGAACGTCCGCGCTGATCGCGGCGCTGCAACCGATCGTCGCGGTGGTGCTGAGCCAGTGCGTGCTGGGCGAGCGCGCGGGCGCACTGCGGTGGGCCGGGCTGGTCGGCGGGCTGGCCGGGGTGGCGCTGGTGGTCGGCGACGACCTGTCCGGCCGCCCCGGCACCCCGCCGCTGGCCTACGCCCTGCCGTTCCTGGCGATGCTCGCACTGGTCGCGGCCACGCTCATCGAGCGCAAGACGGCTTCCGACGTCCCGCTCTGGGACGGGCTGGTGGTGCAGTGCGTGACCAGCGCGATCCTGTTCACCGGGGTCGCGGCGGCCACCGGGCAGCTGGTCGCGCCCGCGGATCCGGACTTCTGGTTCGCGGTCGGGTGGGTCGTCGTGCTTTCCACGTTCGGGGGATATGGCTGCTACTGGCTGGTGCTGCGTCGCAGCTCGGTGACGACCGTGTCCGGTCTGCTGTACCTCACACCGCCTACCACGATGATCCTCGCCTGGCTCATGTTCGACGACACGATCACGCTGCGTGGCCTGCTCGGGCTGGTCGTCTGCCTCGGCGCGGTCGCGCTGGTCCTGCGTCCCCGGAAATTGTCGGTGGGGCGGGAGATGATGTCCGCATGTTGCTCGCCGACGTCGTCACAGCCTCCGCCTCGCTAG
- a CDS encoding zf-HC2 domain-containing protein — translation MDCATAREAISANLDGEDPGVDPVALDEHVSRCAACLTWQDEAAAVTRLVRLEPAAASPDVSARVLDHVPAPARPARLDWPRLALVLTAIAQMSIVVSLLFVPQRMADGMAVQPGSHLEHEAAAFNFAIAIALLWAAAKPRQARSQLPVLLSFAAVLVGLSVLDLVGGRVGWERLASHLPLLLGLFCAVLVARRDGRWPWPGNRAGAEPASRTSSAETVDDRAEPAAQSRKYQPPAARRNVA, via the coding sequence ATGGACTGTGCAACCGCGCGCGAGGCGATCTCGGCCAACCTCGACGGCGAGGACCCCGGGGTGGATCCGGTGGCGCTGGACGAGCACGTCTCGCGCTGCGCGGCCTGTCTTACCTGGCAGGACGAGGCGGCGGCGGTGACCCGCCTGGTGCGCCTCGAGCCGGCTGCCGCGTCGCCGGACGTGTCGGCGCGCGTGCTCGACCATGTGCCCGCGCCCGCCCGGCCGGCGCGGCTCGACTGGCCGCGGCTCGCACTGGTCCTCACCGCGATCGCCCAGATGTCCATCGTGGTGTCGCTGTTGTTCGTGCCCCAGCGGATGGCCGATGGGATGGCCGTCCAGCCCGGATCGCACCTCGAGCACGAGGCCGCGGCGTTCAACTTCGCCATCGCGATCGCCCTGCTGTGGGCGGCCGCGAAGCCGCGACAGGCGCGCAGCCAGCTGCCGGTCCTGCTCAGCTTCGCCGCCGTGCTGGTCGGGTTGTCCGTGCTGGACCTGGTCGGCGGCCGGGTCGGCTGGGAACGGCTGGCCAGCCACCTGCCGCTGCTGCTCGGCTTGTTCTGCGCGGTGCTGGTGGCGCGCCGCGACGGCCGGTGGCCGTGGCCGGGCAACCGGGCGGGCGCCGAACCGGCGAGCCGCACCAGCTCGGCCGAGACCGTCGACGACCGCGCCGAACCGGCGGCGCAGTCACGGAAGTATCAGCCGCCCGCCGCGCGGCGCAACGTCGCCTGA
- a CDS encoding NAD(P)/FAD-dependent oxidoreductase — protein sequence MALSVDVLIVGAGPTGLFGAYYAGFRGLSTAVVDSLPEAGGQVTAMYPEKLIYDVGGFPAVRGRDLVKGLVEQAAPWNPAYLLGRKAEELRRGDDGLDVVLDGGEVVHARAVLITAGIGEFTPRPLPAGDGWLGRGMVHFVPSLDAHAGQDVVVVGGGDSAFDWVLALHPLASSVALVHRRARFRAAESIVTQARELGVRIITDAEVTALREGPDGALAEVEVQVKGEEPVVLPAHAVVAALGFTADLGPIENWGLDIHQRAIRVDSTMATGVERVFAAGDVAAYPGKVKLIATGFGEAATAINNIAVTLDPEAHLFPGHSSNL from the coding sequence ATGGCTCTGTCAGTGGACGTCCTGATCGTCGGCGCGGGCCCGACCGGCCTGTTCGGCGCGTACTACGCCGGGTTCCGCGGGTTGTCGACGGCGGTCGTCGACTCGCTGCCGGAGGCCGGCGGGCAGGTCACCGCGATGTACCCGGAGAAGCTGATCTACGACGTCGGCGGGTTCCCCGCGGTGCGCGGCCGCGACCTGGTCAAGGGGCTGGTCGAACAGGCCGCGCCGTGGAACCCGGCCTACCTGCTCGGGCGCAAGGCCGAGGAGCTTCGCCGCGGTGACGACGGGCTGGACGTGGTGCTCGACGGCGGGGAGGTCGTGCACGCCAGGGCCGTGCTGATCACCGCGGGAATCGGCGAATTCACGCCGCGGCCGCTGCCGGCCGGGGACGGCTGGCTCGGCCGTGGCATGGTCCACTTCGTGCCCTCGCTGGACGCGCACGCGGGGCAGGACGTCGTGGTCGTCGGCGGCGGCGACTCGGCGTTCGACTGGGTGCTGGCGCTGCACCCGCTCGCGTCGAGCGTCGCGCTGGTGCACCGGCGTGCCAGGTTCCGGGCGGCGGAGTCGATCGTCACGCAGGCGCGCGAGCTGGGGGTGCGGATCATCACCGACGCCGAAGTGACCGCACTGCGCGAAGGGCCGGACGGCGCGCTCGCCGAGGTCGAGGTGCAGGTCAAGGGCGAGGAGCCGGTGGTGCTGCCCGCGCATGCGGTGGTGGCCGCGCTCGGGTTCACCGCCGACCTCGGGCCCATCGAGAACTGGGGGCTGGACATCCACCAGCGAGCCATCCGGGTCGACTCGACCATGGCGACCGGTGTGGAACGGGTTTTCGCGGCCGGAGACGTGGCCGCCTACCCGGGCAAGGTCAAGCTGATCGCCACCGGGTTCGGCGAGGCCGCGACCGCGATCAACAACATCGCCGTCACCCTCGACCCGGAAGCACACCTGTTCCCGGGGCACTCCAGCAACCTGTGA
- a CDS encoding HoxN/HupN/NixA family nickel/cobalt transporter: MSWRRQDTYRTGLLLLAIVVLHAVAFGILALLVVPGHYAVGAQVFGFGLGLTAYTLGMRHAFDADHIAAIDNTTRKLMAEGQRPVSVGFWFALGHSTVVVVLAVLVAIGAKGILSWTEDGSSAHRVLGVISTGASGGFLYLIGILNLVALIGIWKVWRELRRGRFDEAELEARLDSRGFVNRFLGRLTRSIRRPGQMYLVGLLFGVGFDTATEVLLLALAGSGAAAGLPWYAILCLPLLFAAGMSLFDTLDGTFMNFAYNWAFANPVRKIYYNLTITGLSVAVALVIGTIELVGVARDDLGWSGALVDWIADIDLDSVGYIVVGLFVVVWAAAIAYWRLARVEHRWSSAE, encoded by the coding sequence ATGTCCTGGCGCAGGCAGGACACCTACCGCACGGGCCTGTTGCTGCTGGCCATCGTCGTGTTGCACGCGGTCGCCTTCGGGATACTCGCGTTGCTCGTGGTGCCCGGGCACTACGCCGTGGGCGCGCAGGTCTTCGGCTTCGGGCTGGGGCTGACGGCGTACACGCTGGGCATGCGGCACGCGTTCGACGCCGACCACATCGCCGCCATCGACAACACCACGCGCAAGCTGATGGCCGAGGGCCAGCGCCCGGTCTCGGTCGGGTTCTGGTTCGCGCTCGGGCACTCCACCGTGGTCGTCGTGCTGGCGGTGCTCGTCGCGATCGGCGCGAAGGGCATCCTGAGCTGGACCGAGGACGGCTCGTCGGCGCACCGGGTGCTCGGCGTGATCTCCACCGGCGCGTCCGGCGGGTTCCTGTACCTGATCGGCATTCTGAACCTGGTCGCGCTGATCGGCATCTGGAAGGTGTGGCGCGAGCTGCGCCGCGGCCGCTTCGACGAGGCCGAGCTGGAGGCGCGGCTCGACTCGCGCGGGTTCGTCAACCGGTTCCTCGGCAGGCTCACCCGCTCGATCCGCCGCCCGGGCCAGATGTACCTGGTCGGGCTGCTGTTCGGCGTCGGGTTCGATACCGCGACCGAGGTGCTGCTGCTGGCGCTCGCCGGGTCCGGCGCGGCCGCCGGCCTGCCCTGGTACGCGATCCTGTGCCTGCCGCTGCTGTTCGCCGCCGGCATGAGCCTGTTCGACACGCTTGATGGCACGTTCATGAACTTCGCCTACAACTGGGCGTTCGCCAACCCGGTCCGCAAGATCTACTACAACCTCACGATCACCGGCCTGTCCGTCGCGGTGGCGCTGGTCATCGGCACCATCGAGCTGGTCGGTGTCGCCCGGGACGACCTGGGCTGGTCGGGCGCGCTGGTCGACTGGATCGCGGACATCGACCTCGACAGCGTCGGCTACATCGTCGTCGGGTTGTTCGTGGTGGTGTGGGCGGCCGCGATCGCGTACTGGCGGCTCGCCAGGGTCGAGCACCGGTGGAGCTCAGCCGAGTGA
- a CDS encoding lipid droplet-associated protein, whose product MKPLPLPLRVAAGLAVTAAERARDLPKTLLGLPVTVISGVLQFSMRMQQHVTELAIRGDDALASLRPVEEAPSWATFDEDLPADQPAEQPRADRNGHRPDAVLADVGDSPWEQEERALGEEHVEGEFDSPAGTAEGPLGLANYDELTLPQLRARLRRFSLEELEELLEYERAHENRAQFVGMLARRITNVQRANATGDTEAE is encoded by the coding sequence ATGAAGCCACTCCCGCTTCCCCTCCGCGTCGCGGCGGGCCTGGCCGTCACCGCCGCCGAACGGGCCCGCGACCTGCCGAAAACCCTGCTCGGCCTGCCGGTCACGGTGATCTCCGGCGTGCTCCAGTTCTCCATGCGGATGCAGCAGCACGTCACCGAGCTGGCCATCCGCGGTGACGACGCCCTCGCCTCGCTGCGCCCCGTCGAGGAGGCCCCGAGCTGGGCCACCTTCGACGAGGACCTGCCCGCCGACCAGCCTGCGGAACAGCCGCGCGCCGACCGCAACGGCCACCGCCCGGACGCGGTGCTCGCCGACGTCGGCGACAGCCCCTGGGAACAGGAGGAACGCGCGCTGGGCGAGGAGCACGTCGAGGGCGAGTTCGACAGCCCGGCAGGCACCGCCGAAGGCCCGCTCGGCCTGGCCAACTACGACGAGCTCACCCTGCCCCAGCTGCGCGCCCGCCTGCGCCGCTTCTCCCTCGAAGAGCTCGAAGAGCTGCTGGAGTACGAGCGCGCCCACGAGAACCGCGCGCAGTTCGTCGGCATGCTCGCCCGTCGCATCACCAACGTGCAGCGCGCCAACGCCACCGGGGACACCGAGGCGGAGTGA
- the xseA gene encoding exodeoxyribonuclease VII large subunit, producing the protein MSAEPTSAENPWPVRTVARKIAEWINRLGSVWVEGQVTQINARPGTQTAFLTLRDPAADVSMTVTCPTGLLRGIEPPLRDGASVVVYAKPTFYLGRGTISLRATEIRAVGIGELLARIERLRRLLAAEGLFAKERKRRLPFLPKGIGLITGRASAAERDVLVNAHARWPAAPFQVVNTAVQGVQAVPQIVKALKMLDADPSVEVIVIARGGGSVEDLLPFSDETLCRAVAAARTPVVSAIGHEPDTPLLDHVADVRCSTPTDAGKRVVPDVKEETERVRQMRDRARRALHGWVDTQCRLLDQLRSRPVLADPLGPINQRADEVELHRERGRRAVLNLVSHEQAAISGARGKLTALGPAATLERGYAVVQYRDDAGNLQVLRHISEVADGTPLRVRVVDGAVHAVAKSTEPGE; encoded by the coding sequence GTGAGCGCCGAACCCACCTCCGCCGAGAACCCGTGGCCGGTCCGCACCGTCGCGCGCAAGATCGCCGAGTGGATCAACCGGCTCGGCTCGGTCTGGGTCGAGGGCCAGGTCACCCAGATCAACGCCCGTCCAGGCACCCAGACCGCGTTCCTCACCCTGCGCGACCCGGCCGCCGACGTCTCCATGACCGTCACCTGCCCGACCGGCCTGCTGCGCGGCATCGAACCGCCGCTGCGGGACGGCGCCAGCGTGGTCGTCTACGCCAAACCGACCTTCTACCTGGGCCGCGGCACGATCTCGCTGCGGGCGACCGAGATCCGCGCGGTCGGCATCGGTGAGCTGCTCGCCCGCATCGAACGGCTGCGCCGCCTCCTGGCCGCCGAGGGCCTGTTCGCCAAGGAACGCAAGCGCCGCCTCCCGTTCCTGCCCAAGGGCATCGGCCTGATCACCGGCCGCGCGTCGGCCGCCGAACGGGACGTCCTGGTCAACGCGCACGCCCGGTGGCCCGCCGCACCGTTCCAGGTGGTCAACACCGCCGTGCAGGGCGTCCAGGCGGTGCCACAGATCGTCAAGGCGCTGAAGATGCTCGACGCCGACCCGTCCGTCGAGGTCATCGTCATCGCGCGGGGTGGCGGCAGTGTCGAGGACCTGCTGCCGTTCTCCGACGAGACCCTGTGCCGCGCCGTCGCCGCCGCGCGGACCCCGGTGGTCAGCGCCATCGGCCACGAACCGGACACCCCCCTGCTCGACCACGTCGCCGACGTGCGCTGCTCCACCCCGACCGACGCGGGCAAGCGCGTCGTGCCGGACGTCAAGGAGGAGACCGAGCGGGTCCGGCAGATGCGCGACCGGGCCCGCCGCGCGCTGCACGGCTGGGTGGACACCCAGTGCCGCCTGCTCGACCAGCTGCGCAGCCGCCCCGTGCTGGCCGATCCGCTCGGCCCGATCAACCAGCGCGCCGACGAGGTCGAGCTGCACCGGGAACGCGGGCGTCGCGCGGTGCTCAACCTGGTCTCGCACGAGCAGGCCGCGATCTCCGGCGCGCGCGGCAAGCTGACCGCGCTCGGACCGGCCGCGACCCTCGAACGCGGGTACGCGGTCGTGCAATACCGGGACGACGCGGGCAACCTCCAGGTGCTCCGGCACATCTCTGAAGTAGCGGACGGAACTCCGCTGCGCGTGCGCGTCGTCGACGGAGCGGTGCACGCGGTCGCGAAATCCACCGAACCTGGGGAGTAG
- a CDS encoding sigma-70 family RNA polymerase sigma factor, with product MDDDEITRDAFLAARGDRVAAERFVSATQRQLHRLLTYLSNPGVAEDLVQETYLRAFAALPSFAGRSPARMWLLSIAKRVAADHLRGNRRRPQTSQVEDWVASAEQSGAQTPDHGRLVVLRKLIAELEPERREAFVLTQVIGLSYADAAEVCDCAVGTIRSRVFRAREDLTAALSSNGRAASLG from the coding sequence GTGGACGACGACGAGATCACCCGGGACGCCTTCCTGGCGGCGCGCGGCGATCGGGTGGCCGCCGAGCGCTTCGTGTCCGCCACCCAACGGCAGCTGCACCGCCTGCTGACCTACCTGTCCAACCCCGGCGTGGCCGAGGACCTGGTGCAGGAGACCTACCTGCGCGCGTTCGCCGCCCTGCCGTCGTTCGCCGGCCGGTCGCCCGCCCGGATGTGGCTGCTGTCGATCGCCAAGCGCGTCGCCGCCGACCACCTGCGTGGCAACCGCCGCCGCCCGCAGACCAGCCAGGTCGAGGACTGGGTGGCCTCCGCGGAGCAGAGCGGCGCCCAGACGCCCGACCACGGCCGGCTCGTCGTACTGCGCAAGCTGATCGCCGAGCTGGAGCCGGAGCGGCGGGAGGCGTTCGTGCTCACCCAGGTGATCGGACTGTCCTACGCCGACGCGGCGGAGGTGTGCGACTGCGCTGTCGGCACCATCCGGTCCCGCGTGTTCCGGGCCCGCGAGGACCTGACCGCCGCACTCAGCTCGAACGGGCGGGCGGCCTCACTCGGCTGA